The Synchiropus splendidus isolate RoL2022-P1 chromosome 1, RoL_Sspl_1.0, whole genome shotgun sequence genome includes a window with the following:
- the mpp4b gene encoding MAGUK p55 subfamily member 4 isoform X1: MRQAVEAQVLSPHFELGEHGLHQILTDVVEDVKQSINQDIDGAEILHGLLNAPWLQSLLKIFECLQKYRRDSPAPVLEYASGLSLQLLIEIKSLPGCSEDAKELYRLLRQPHLQALLSAHDTVAQKDYDPVLPPVPDDVPDDEEATRIVCLVKNKQPLGATIKRNDNTGEIFVARVIHGGLADRSGLLHGGDRIIEVNGFVVDGMEPEQVIQVVQARSQGTIMFKVVPITERPVHNHTMVYVRTMTDYNPQQDPNIPCVDAGMSFRKGDILEIVDQTDALWWQAKKLPSDSACAGLVPSNNMLSRKQRESWWSQPYLPHVCMQTLSTVEEEEDLMAIDDKCVEADEETFESEELKEEDDFSSGRGGVYLPGFRRSIRLCRRRLPGLFHQSCHTRCPNSCLNALNSPYEEVVRYQRQPKDPHRLIALVGPSGVGVNELRRRLIEVNPSFFQGAVPHTTRSPKGYEEFGREYHFTSREIFDSMVSSNRFLEHGQYKGSHYGTSVESVKAVLNAGKLCIIDIEPHSIQAVRSHDLKAYIIYVKPPSLERLRETRRNSVITTNYYINRPFKDEDFQEMEEAAHKMESNFYQFFDHVIVNDELQNSCAQLLAAVRKAQDEPQWVPASWIRPATDT, translated from the exons ATGAGACAGGCGGTGGAGGCTCAGGTGTTAAGCCCCCACTTTGAACTGGGAGAACATG gctTGCATCAGATCTTGACAGATGTGGTGGAGGATGTAAAGCAGTCTATAAACCAGGACATAGATGGAGCAGAGATTCTCCACGGTCTGCTCAACGCACCGTGGCTGCAGTCGCTGCTGAAG ATTTTCGAGTGTCTTCAAAAATACCGTAGAGATTCTCCAGCTCCTGTGTTGGAATATGCGTCTGGACTGTCACTTcag ctgctgatcgaAATCAAATCTTTGCCAGGCTGCTCTGAGGATGCCAAAGAGCTCTACCGACTTCTGCGGCAGCCGCACCTGCAG GCGTTACTCTCAGCTCATGACACGGTGGCCCAGAAGGACTACGACCCAGTGTTGCCGCCGGTGCCTGATGACGTGCCAGACGACGAAGAGGCAACCCGGATTGTCTGCCTTGTCAAAAACAAGCAACCATTG GGGGCAACGATCAAAAGAAACGACAACACTGGGGAGATCTTTGTGGCTCGGGTGATCCACGGAGGGCTGGCGGATCGAAGCG GTCTGCTCCACGGTGGTGACCGCATCATCGAAGTTAATGGTTTTGTCGTGGATGGAATGGAACCTGAGCAAGTTATTCAGGTGGTG CAGGCGCGGTCCCAGGGCACCATCATGTTTAAGGTTGTTCCGATTACCGAGCGACCTGTCCACAACCACACCATG GTGTATGTGCGCACCATGACGGACTACAACCCGCAGCAGGATCCTAACATCCCTTGTGTGGATGCCGGGATGAGTTTCAGGAAGGGTGACATCCTGGAGATCGTGGATCAGACTGACGCTCTCTGGTGGCAGGCCAAGAAACTCCCCAGTGACTCCGCCTGTGCTGGACTGGTTCCCTCCAACAACATGCTGTCACG GAAGCAGAGGGAGTCCTGGTGGTCCCAGCCTTACCTGCCTCATGTCTGCATGCAGACCT TGAGCACTGTAGAGGAAG AGGAAGATTTGATGGCCATTGATGACAAATGCGTTGAAGCTG atgaGGAGACATTTGAATCGG AGGAGCTCAAAGAAG AGGATGATTTCTCCAGCGGCAGAGGTGGAGTCTATTTAC CTGGCTTCAGGCGCAGCATCCGTTTATGTCGCCGGCGGCTCCCTGGGCTCTTCCACCAGTCCTGCCACACACGCTGCCCAAACAGCTGCTTGAACGCCCTCAACAGCCCCTATGAGGAGGTGGTGCGCTACCAGCGACAACCGAAGGATCCACACCGACTCATCGCCCTTGTTG GTCCGTCTGGTGTGGGTGTCAACGAACTTCGCAGGCGCTTGATTGAAGTTAATCCAAGCTTCTTCCAAGGAGCTGTGCCAC ACACCACCAGGTCTCCCAAAGGATACGAGGAGTTCGGCAGAGAGTATCACTTCACCAGCAGAGAAATCTTTGACAGCATGGTGTCGAGCAACAG GTTCCTGGAACATGGGCAGTACAAGGGGAGTCACTACGGCACCAGTGTGGAGTCTGTCAAAGCAGTGCTGAATGCTGGCAAGCTCTGCATCATCGACATTGAGCCGCAT TCCATCCAGGCCGTGAGAAGCCACGACCTGAAGGCTTACATCATCTACGTGAAGCCGCCATCTTTGGAGAGACTCAGGGAGACGAGACGCAACTCGGTCATCACAACCAACTACTACATCAACCGGCCATTCAAA GACGAGGATTTCCAGGAGATGGAAGAAGCAGCCCATAAAATGGAGTCCAACTTCTACCAGTTTTTTGATCACGTGATCGTCAACGATGAGCTGCAGAACTCTTGCGCGCAGCTGCTGGCTGCTGTGAGAAAAGCTCAGGATGAGCCCCAGTGGGTCCCTGCCAGCTGGATCAGACCTGCCACCGATACATAA
- the LOC128747771 gene encoding transmembrane protein 237A-like, translated as MDNGHSKKMRPRELPPLPQRSQRALPAMPSQDTTDDMPTSKTKKKRLRKEQNGGDSVEHPGLEMMGQNNRRASEVGEQLNQESSSDAPPQRRRRKKKTPTIDVDDDQADLVNEDGAEQNTDGEEVPKKPKKKKKLKTVESQLHDELDVEEDDIITDVPLSKPQHSLFTAPQGQSQPVGKVFVEKSKRFHAAERSDWRKTSIQMDNITDFQHIQPLWTTRDVSVRLHAGFRVFGLYCHGFLAGYAVWNTVMVYMLAGRQLTALSNLLEQYHSLAYPFQSLLYMLLAISTVATFDRVNLAKGSMAMQGFITLDPVALASFFYFSALILSLSQQMTSDRINLYPTQNATLWPPGSEHQILHPWVTVNLVVALLVGLAWIFIATRPETDYTQGYLMTMEIEPPRPEDKSEMTA; from the exons ATGGACAACGGACACTCGAAG AAAATGCGACCAAGAGAGCTACCGCCACTTCCCCAG CGATCTCAGCGAGCGCTCCCTGCAATGCCAAG CCAGGACACCACTG ATGACATGCCaacttccaaaacaaaaaagaagaggctGAGAAAGGAGCAGAACGGTGGCGATTCAGTGGAAC ATCCAGGTTTGGAGATGATGGGTCAGAACAACAGAAGGGCGTCTGAGGTCGGGGAACAACTGAACCAAGAGAGCTCATCTGACGCACCTCCCCAAAGGCGGAGGCGGAAGAAAAAAACGCCGACAATTG ATGTCGATGATGACCAAGCAGACCTTGTGAATGAAGATGGAGCTGAGCAGAATACCGATGGAGAGGAGGTGCCAAAGAAacccaagaagaagaa GAAGCTCAAAACTGTTGAATCACAGCTTCACGATGAGTTGGACGTAGAAGAGGACGACATTATCACAGACGTTCCTCTGTCTAAACCTCAACACTCCCTCTTCACGGCACCACAGGGTCAGAGTCAGCCAGTCGGGAAAGTCTTTGTCGAGAAAAGCA AGCGCTTTCATGCAGCAGAGCGCTCAGACTGGAGGAAAACAAGCATCCAGATGGATAATATTACAGATTTTCAACACATTCAGCCGCTCTGGACCACCAGAGATGTTTCTGTCAGGCTGCATGCAGGCTTCAG GGTTTTTGGTCTCTATTGCCATGGCTTCCTGGCTGGCTACGCTGTCTGGAACACTGTCATGGTTTATATGTTGGCGGGGAGGCAGCTCACTGCACTGTCCAATCTTCTAGAGCAGTACCACAGCCTGGCTTATCCTTTCCAGTCACTACTCTACATGCTGCTGGCCATCAGCACTGTAGCCACGTTCGACAG AGTGAATCTCGCCAAAGGCTCCATGGCAATGCAGGGGTTCATCACTTTAGACCCCGTCGCTCTGGCCTCCTTCT tttaCTTCTCTGCACTGATACTCTCGCTCAGCCAGCAAATGACCAGCGATCGAATAAACCTGTACCCCACGCAGAACGCCACATTATG GCCCCCGGGGTCTGAGCATCAGATTCTCCACCCATGGGTGACAGTTAATCTcgtggtggcgctgttggtggGTTTAGCTTGGATTTTTATTGCCACCCGACCTGAGACAGACTATACACAAG GTTACTTGATGACCATGGAAATTGAACCTCcgagaccagaagacaaatctgaaATGACAGCTTGA
- the mpp4b gene encoding MAGUK p55 subfamily member 4 isoform X2, protein MRQAVEAQVLSPHFELGEHGLHQILTDVVEDVKQSINQDIDGAEILHGLLNAPWLQSLLKIFECLQKYRRDSPAPVLEYASGLSLQLLIEIKSLPGCSEDAKELYRLLRQPHLQALLSAHDTVAQKDYDPVLPPVPDDVPDDEEATRIVCLVKNKQPLGATIKRNDNTGEIFVARVIHGGLADRSGLLHGGDRIIEVNGFVVDGMEPEQVIQVVARSQGTIMFKVVPITERPVHNHTMVYVRTMTDYNPQQDPNIPCVDAGMSFRKGDILEIVDQTDALWWQAKKLPSDSACAGLVPSNNMLSRKQRESWWSQPYLPHVCMQTLSTVEEEEDLMAIDDKCVEADEETFESEELKEEDDFSSGRGGVYLPGFRRSIRLCRRRLPGLFHQSCHTRCPNSCLNALNSPYEEVVRYQRQPKDPHRLIALVGPSGVGVNELRRRLIEVNPSFFQGAVPHTTRSPKGYEEFGREYHFTSREIFDSMVSSNRFLEHGQYKGSHYGTSVESVKAVLNAGKLCIIDIEPHSIQAVRSHDLKAYIIYVKPPSLERLRETRRNSVITTNYYINRPFKDEDFQEMEEAAHKMESNFYQFFDHVIVNDELQNSCAQLLAAVRKAQDEPQWVPASWIRPATDT, encoded by the exons ATGAGACAGGCGGTGGAGGCTCAGGTGTTAAGCCCCCACTTTGAACTGGGAGAACATG gctTGCATCAGATCTTGACAGATGTGGTGGAGGATGTAAAGCAGTCTATAAACCAGGACATAGATGGAGCAGAGATTCTCCACGGTCTGCTCAACGCACCGTGGCTGCAGTCGCTGCTGAAG ATTTTCGAGTGTCTTCAAAAATACCGTAGAGATTCTCCAGCTCCTGTGTTGGAATATGCGTCTGGACTGTCACTTcag ctgctgatcgaAATCAAATCTTTGCCAGGCTGCTCTGAGGATGCCAAAGAGCTCTACCGACTTCTGCGGCAGCCGCACCTGCAG GCGTTACTCTCAGCTCATGACACGGTGGCCCAGAAGGACTACGACCCAGTGTTGCCGCCGGTGCCTGATGACGTGCCAGACGACGAAGAGGCAACCCGGATTGTCTGCCTTGTCAAAAACAAGCAACCATTG GGGGCAACGATCAAAAGAAACGACAACACTGGGGAGATCTTTGTGGCTCGGGTGATCCACGGAGGGCTGGCGGATCGAAGCG GTCTGCTCCACGGTGGTGACCGCATCATCGAAGTTAATGGTTTTGTCGTGGATGGAATGGAACCTGAGCAAGTTATTCAGGTGGTG GCGCGGTCCCAGGGCACCATCATGTTTAAGGTTGTTCCGATTACCGAGCGACCTGTCCACAACCACACCATG GTGTATGTGCGCACCATGACGGACTACAACCCGCAGCAGGATCCTAACATCCCTTGTGTGGATGCCGGGATGAGTTTCAGGAAGGGTGACATCCTGGAGATCGTGGATCAGACTGACGCTCTCTGGTGGCAGGCCAAGAAACTCCCCAGTGACTCCGCCTGTGCTGGACTGGTTCCCTCCAACAACATGCTGTCACG GAAGCAGAGGGAGTCCTGGTGGTCCCAGCCTTACCTGCCTCATGTCTGCATGCAGACCT TGAGCACTGTAGAGGAAG AGGAAGATTTGATGGCCATTGATGACAAATGCGTTGAAGCTG atgaGGAGACATTTGAATCGG AGGAGCTCAAAGAAG AGGATGATTTCTCCAGCGGCAGAGGTGGAGTCTATTTAC CTGGCTTCAGGCGCAGCATCCGTTTATGTCGCCGGCGGCTCCCTGGGCTCTTCCACCAGTCCTGCCACACACGCTGCCCAAACAGCTGCTTGAACGCCCTCAACAGCCCCTATGAGGAGGTGGTGCGCTACCAGCGACAACCGAAGGATCCACACCGACTCATCGCCCTTGTTG GTCCGTCTGGTGTGGGTGTCAACGAACTTCGCAGGCGCTTGATTGAAGTTAATCCAAGCTTCTTCCAAGGAGCTGTGCCAC ACACCACCAGGTCTCCCAAAGGATACGAGGAGTTCGGCAGAGAGTATCACTTCACCAGCAGAGAAATCTTTGACAGCATGGTGTCGAGCAACAG GTTCCTGGAACATGGGCAGTACAAGGGGAGTCACTACGGCACCAGTGTGGAGTCTGTCAAAGCAGTGCTGAATGCTGGCAAGCTCTGCATCATCGACATTGAGCCGCAT TCCATCCAGGCCGTGAGAAGCCACGACCTGAAGGCTTACATCATCTACGTGAAGCCGCCATCTTTGGAGAGACTCAGGGAGACGAGACGCAACTCGGTCATCACAACCAACTACTACATCAACCGGCCATTCAAA GACGAGGATTTCCAGGAGATGGAAGAAGCAGCCCATAAAATGGAGTCCAACTTCTACCAGTTTTTTGATCACGTGATCGTCAACGATGAGCTGCAGAACTCTTGCGCGCAGCTGCTGGCTGCTGTGAGAAAAGCTCAGGATGAGCCCCAGTGGGTCCCTGCCAGCTGGATCAGACCTGCCACCGATACATAA
- the mpp4b gene encoding uncharacterized protein mpp4b isoform X3: protein MRQAVEAQVLSPHFELGEHGLHQILTDVVEDVKQSINQDIDGAEILHGLLNAPWLQSLLKIFECLQKYRRDSPAPVLEYASGLSLQLLIEIKSLPGCSEDAKELYRLLRQPHLQALLSAHDTVAQKDYDPVLPPVPDDVPDDEEATRIVCLVKNKQPLRGGGAASPLFKNARKGIRSHWDTLRHLTQQRLQRSAAFGAHAATSKTLGLPPPPPPCDIRRGSLPLSGQLHRSAARPAAWPGRRCEPVRGPLKQCQDCYTNLLMGPSLNHSAPSVCTTVIIEDCTEQYDSDDESIASSRPSPSRPRRWSPSVPVPYYSNVDEYFQPGFSAKVRSQVSRTAPPSPMRTRHILQVPPVELAKQESLDELRSTVQLAASSMESSTKDIKLLGEKMAAATERMSETVQDNSQALILLSQVVERLQTVLASSRSDSPGSAGEQDGTPKIQRRLQHPASPPSSTSSSLSSCLDAPSTSQGTSCVSCHGSPQTPTRWKTLTSPQRSSEASKPLTNGVNYSPTAKGSRSNQRKKKKKHKKTR, encoded by the exons ATGAGACAGGCGGTGGAGGCTCAGGTGTTAAGCCCCCACTTTGAACTGGGAGAACATG gctTGCATCAGATCTTGACAGATGTGGTGGAGGATGTAAAGCAGTCTATAAACCAGGACATAGATGGAGCAGAGATTCTCCACGGTCTGCTCAACGCACCGTGGCTGCAGTCGCTGCTGAAG ATTTTCGAGTGTCTTCAAAAATACCGTAGAGATTCTCCAGCTCCTGTGTTGGAATATGCGTCTGGACTGTCACTTcag ctgctgatcgaAATCAAATCTTTGCCAGGCTGCTCTGAGGATGCCAAAGAGCTCTACCGACTTCTGCGGCAGCCGCACCTGCAG GCGTTACTCTCAGCTCATGACACGGTGGCCCAGAAGGACTACGACCCAGTGTTGCCGCCGGTGCCTGATGACGTGCCAGACGACGAAGAGGCAACCCGGATTGTCTGCCTTGTCAAAAACAAGCAACCATTG CGAGGTGGTGGTGCAGCCTCTCCGCTCTTTAAAAATGCTCGGAAGGGGATCCGCAGTCACTGGGACACCCTGAGACATCTGACCCAGCAGAGGCTTCAGCGTAGCGCTGCCTTTGGGGCGCATGCTGCCACCTCCAAGACTTTGGGGTTAcctccgccgccgccaccgTGCGACATCAGACGAGGAAGTCTGCCTCTGAGCGGTCAGCTGCACCGGTCCGCAGCTCGGCCCGCCGCTTGGCCGGGCAGGCGCTGTGAGCCCGTGAGGGGACCCCTGAAGCAGTGTCAGGATTGTTACACTAACCTCCTCATGGGCCCAAGCCTGAACCACTCCGCGCCATCAGTGTGCACCACCGTTATTATTG agGACTGCACTGAACAATATGACAGTGACGACGAGTCCATAGCTTCATCCCGTCCCTCACCAAGCAGGCCTCGGCGCTGGAGTCCAAGTGTCCCTGTTCCCTACTACTCCAACGTAGACGAGTACTTCCAGCCAGGGTTTTCTGCTAAGGTCAGAAGCCAAGTCAGTCGTACGGCGCCGCCAAGCCCGATGCGCACTCGCCACATACTCCAGGTACCGCCAGTTGAGCTCGCCAAGCAGGAGAGCCTGGACGAGCTGAGGAGCACCGTGCAGCTCGCAGCCAGCTCCATGGAGAGCAGCACGAAGGACATCAAGCTCCTTGGCGAGAAGATGGCAGCTGCTACAGAGCGAATGTCTGAAACGGTGCAAGACAACTCCCAGGCTTTAATCTTGCTCAGCCAGGTGGTGGAGCGGCTTCAGACAGTGCTAGCCTCCTCCAGGAGCGACTCCCCTGGGTCAGCTGGCGAACAGGACGGCACACCCAAGATCCAGAGAAGACTGCAGCACCCAGCTTCACCGCCCTCGTCGACCTCAAGCTCTCTCAGCAGCTGCCTGGATGCCCCTTCCACCTCCCAGGGGACCAGTTGTGTATCGTGCCATGGCTCACCTCAGACACCTACGAGGTGGAAAACGCTCACCTCCCCTCAGAGGAGCTCGGAAGCATCCAAGCCACTGACCAACGGTGTGAATTATTCCCCCACTGCAAAAGGAAGTCGGTCCAACCagcgtaagaagaaaaaaaagcacaaaaagacCAGATGA